Genomic segment of Strix uralensis isolate ZFMK-TIS-50842 chromosome 14, bStrUra1, whole genome shotgun sequence:
TTCTTGAGGCTGAAGGGCTTGGCCAGGGGCTGGACAGGCTGGCGGTGCCTGCTCTCAGCCACTGTTACCTGTTGAAGCTCCTGAAGTCCCATGGAGAGGGTCTCAGGAGGAGCTGGTTCTCACCATGCACAGCATTGTCCTTGTCACTGAGGAGATCTTGCCATGGGGATCGGTAGCCCTTAGGGATGGCAGTGATGTTGAACTTCTCTGGGGGAACTTCTTTGAGGGGGCCTGAGTATCCTGCACGGGGGGAGAGACAGTGTGGGCTGCTGCGGCTGCAACTGGGCTGGGGCAATGTgttgaggaggggagagggggctggGAACACATGAAGGACATGCTGCTGGGGTCAGGGTTACATATAtataacataaatatatatatttatatatataaaaactctGTGGGAGGGTTTTGGAGAGGACCCTTCGGCAGGCAGCAGCTCGTTGCCTCCAGCCTCACATTACTGAGGTTACAACGGCGTTGGCTTTGGGGTGTAAGTGGCATTTACCCGGGGCCAGAGCATCAGGGTTGAGGATTTTGCTCATCTGCAAGACTTTCTCTGTCTTCTTGGGCACTGCAGGGGGGCCGCCCTGGGGCGATGCTGCCACGTGGAGCTCGGAGTGATAACTCTGCTGGCCGTCAGCATCCTCCCCTGCCTGTGGGGGGGAGAGTCAGCGAGCACGGGGAGCTCCCCCTGCCCTGGTCAGGACTTGGGGGGTTGCCGAAAGCACCTCGGAGCTTCCTCCACCTACTCACCGTCCACTCATTTGCTGTTCCCTCTGGGTCACCTTTCTCTGTGCGGTGTGAGCCACCCGCCCCTGGCTCTGGGAACTGCAGGAGGCAAGGAGAGGGGTTGGTGGGTGCAGAGGGGAACCAGTGCCATCCCCTTGCTCTTCAGTGGATGCTGAACCTGACGCTTGCCCATCTCCATGCCCAGCCCACCAAGccatctctcctctcccttcatctCAGCATAGCAGGCAGCTGAGCATGGCTGCCCTGCTGAGagacccccagccctgctgggaatCGCTTCCCTGCAAAGGCTGCGAGAGCTGGGAAGGGCTGTCCTGCTCGGAGCCAGGGGATGAGCCACAGACCCACCTCCTTGTATCCGCTGGGATGCTCAAAGACGAAGCGCTGCATCCGCCTCTGGCGCTGCTGGAAGAGCTGGGAGCCGCGGTTGTTCCGCAGGGAGAGTTCCTCGATCATCAGGTCCTGCGGCGTGCTCATCTTCTTGCCCAGGTCCAGCtggggcactggggaggccgggggagagcacagccacagctgaggctgctgcagtgctggggaCCCCCGTGCCCAGCGCAAGGACAGCGTGTCCCCTTGCCGGGGTCCCTGTCGCATGGCTTGGCCATGTGCCCATGCCAAGAGCTGCACCAGGGACTGGTGTTTCCTCCGTGTGGGGAATTGTCAGGGAGTTTCTCAGCTCCAGAGGCTCAAACAGCCTCTCCTGCCCCTGTGCACAGACCCCTCCAGCCTTTGACGTGCAATTGCTGCCCCTTGGGGCTGTAGTGCGAGAGAGAATCAAGAAAGCAGGCACAGTGGCCCTGGGGAGTGGGACCAGTGGCTTCAACCAGAGCTGGGTTTGGCCCCTAGACAGGGGCAGCACTGCCCTGGGAccggcagcacccccagccccccttACCGTCTTCAGGGCCCGGTCTCATGATGGTCATCACTTGCTGCCACGCTCCTGGGGCAGCTCTGTGGGAGGGGGATGGATCGTTCCTGGCTGGAAGAGAGAGGCAGCCCCGAAGTGACACCAAGCATGGGGATGCATCAGCCCCAGGTGTGCCACAGGGAGAGACCGGGCTTTGGCTGAGCATCTCCCCCAGAGAGCCTCATCCCTGAACACCTCCCCTGGCCAGCATCATCCCTGAACACACCCCCCCGCCCAGCATCATCCCTACGCTACTCTCCATTCCCTTCAGTAGATGTAGGGAAATATCCAAAGCATGCCACCCGTCAGCCCCTGCTTATCATCTTTCCTCTTTGCCTTTCTTTAGGGCAGAAAACATCCCCAGTTCTGTCTTTGCCCACAGCAAGCCGGTGTCCTCACATCCTGAGCCCCCTCGGAGCAGCACCCACTGCCTGCAGCCTGCTGGGCGAGCAGAGGCCCTggctgccccccccagcacctccgcCCCAGCAGAGCTATTTTCAGCCGCTGGCCCTGAGTGCGGGGGCTGCAACCCTGACCCTGCCGGGGAGAGCTGGTGAGCCCAGGCAGCAGCGAGACAGGGCGCGGGGTCACTGTCCCCCCTTACAGGGCTGGGCTGCTCCTTAGCTTCCAGCTTTATGGGGGGGAGGCGGCTGGAGCCCAGCCCTGGCCTGAGCCCCCTGGGCTGCCCACCCACAGCAGCACCCTCCTGCACATCTGCGGCATTAGGCTCAGCCCTGTTCGACGCATCTCATGTCCCTCTGCTCAGGCTGAGGCTGTGCACCTTCCCCGAAGAGCCCTGGAGAGCAGGGGGTCCCCACAGGTCCCCGGCATGCAGCTCCCTGCCAGCTGAATTCAACATTAACCTTCCGCACGGCGAGCCTGGGACCTGCACCCCATCCTTTCCTGGACCCCCTGCTCTGGGGAGACCATACCCTGACCCCCACGGTGGCAGTGTCCCCACCGCCAAGGCTGGGATGTCCCCAAGCCCCATGCACCACTCACTTGCTGACCCCAGTGTGGGACCTCACCTCCCCTACCTGGCCAGGGGATGGCCCCGGCGACAGGGACCGAAGATGctctcctgctgtgctggggatgaGGCCAACGCCAAGCTGCAGCCACCAGCGCTCGGTGGCTCTAGCTGGCCCTCCGTGGCACCCCCAGGCTCCCTGCTGTTCGCCCCGACCCGTGCTGGTCTCCAGCCCAGATGCCAAGGTCCGGCCACGGGACAGCAGTTATTTCTGGCTGAGAAAGGGGGCGGAGCGGGGCTGACCCTTGGGGACCGGTAAGCTGTCATCCTGTCACGGAGCAGGGCTGACCCTTGGGGACCGGGATGCCACCACCCCGGCACGGAGCAGGGCTGACCCTTGGGGACCGGGATGCCACCACCCCGGCACAGAGCAGGGCTGACACTTGGGGACCGGgatgccaccaccccagcacggAGTGGGGCTGACACTTGGGGACCGGGATGCCACCACCCCAGCATGGAGCGGGGCTGACACTTAGGGACCAGGATGGTggccatgcagcagcagcaggaggtag
This window contains:
- the MYOZ3 gene encoding myozenin-3 isoform X1 encodes the protein MTIMRPGPEDVPQLDLGKKMSTPQDLMIEELSLRNNRGSQLFQQRQRRMQRFVFEHPSGYKEFPEPGAGGSHRTEKGDPEGTANEWTAGEDADGQQSYHSELHVAASPQGGPPAVPKKTEKVLQMSKILNPDALAPGYSGPLKEVPPEKFNITAIPKGYRSPWQDLLSDKDNAVHGENQLLLRPSPWDFRSFNRTPTPFDKALLSDPFSVPAMELDNLSVLEVIAHRPNFNRVPQGWVRVLPESDEL
- the MYOZ3 gene encoding myozenin-3 isoform X2 — protein: MTIMRPGPEDVPQLDLGKKMSTPQDLMIEELSLRNNRGSQLFQQRQRRMQRFVFEHPSGYKEFPEPGAGGSHRTEKGDPEGTANEWTAGEDADGQQSYHSELHVAASPQGGPPAVPKKTEKVLQMSKILNPDALAPGYSGPLKEVPPEKFNITAIPKGYRSPWQDLLSDKDNAVHGLPPRLTKRCSATRSRCPPWSWIT